Proteins found in one Amycolatopsis umgeniensis genomic segment:
- a CDS encoding MarR family winged helix-turn-helix transcriptional regulator, translating into MAKYPLSAEELARFAHLGREGSTLTVLRHARLAERMGLSATDHKVLELVGQTSGPLTAGRIAEVTGLSTGAVTGVMDRLEKAGLARRVRDTADRRKVLIEVVPGAMERHAPLFESAYTAMKTLLEQFSPEERKVLERFQSALLDGLRDELPGNSSRP; encoded by the coding sequence ATGGCGAAATATCCGCTTTCGGCGGAGGAATTGGCCCGGTTCGCCCACCTCGGCAGGGAAGGCAGCACGCTGACCGTCCTCCGGCACGCCAGGCTCGCCGAGCGGATGGGCCTGTCGGCCACCGACCACAAAGTGCTCGAACTCGTCGGTCAGACGTCGGGACCGTTGACAGCGGGCAGGATCGCCGAAGTGACCGGGTTGTCGACGGGTGCTGTGACCGGCGTCATGGACAGGCTCGAGAAGGCGGGTCTCGCCCGCCGCGTCCGCGACACCGCCGATCGCCGGAAAGTGCTGATAGAGGTCGTTCCGGGCGCCATGGAGCGCCATGCGCCGCTCTTCGAATCGGCGTACACGGCGATGAAGACGCTCCTCGAACAGTTCTCTCCCGAGGAACGGAAAGTGCTGGAGCGTTTCCAGAGCGCGTTGCTCGATGGCCTCCGCGACGAACTGCCCGGCAATTCCTCCCGCCCGTAG
- the modA gene encoding molybdate ABC transporter substrate-binding protein: protein MRRLVPALLALVLAATACGSEQPAAPQTEAKTLTVFAAASLTESFGALGKQFEAKNPGVTVKFSFEGSSALVQKLTQGAKADVFASADQANMDKATKGEVIDGQPSVFATNRLAIAVGKGNPKGIKGLADLAKDGLTVVVCAPQVPCGSAAKKVQQSSGVTLKPASEEQDVKSVLAKVQSGDADAGLVYVTDATSAATKVDKVDFPESAGAINNYPIAVVKGAPQAALAKQFTDFILSAEGKQELAKVGFGAP from the coding sequence ATGAGGAGACTCGTCCCCGCCCTGCTCGCCCTGGTGCTGGCCGCGACGGCCTGCGGTTCGGAGCAGCCCGCCGCCCCGCAGACCGAGGCCAAGACGCTGACGGTGTTCGCGGCGGCGTCGCTGACCGAGTCGTTCGGGGCGCTGGGCAAGCAGTTCGAGGCGAAGAACCCCGGGGTGACCGTGAAGTTCAGCTTCGAGGGCTCCTCGGCTCTGGTCCAGAAGCTGACCCAGGGCGCGAAAGCGGATGTCTTCGCTTCCGCGGACCAGGCCAATATGGACAAGGCCACCAAGGGCGAGGTGATCGACGGGCAGCCGTCGGTGTTCGCCACGAACCGGCTCGCCATCGCCGTCGGCAAGGGCAACCCCAAGGGCATCAAGGGGCTGGCGGATCTCGCCAAGGACGGGCTGACCGTGGTCGTCTGCGCGCCGCAGGTGCCGTGCGGGTCGGCGGCGAAGAAGGTCCAGCAGTCGTCCGGGGTCACCCTCAAACCGGCCAGCGAGGAGCAGGACGTCAAGTCGGTGCTCGCGAAGGTGCAGTCGGGCGATGCCGACGCGGGGCTCGTCTACGTCACCGACGCGACCTCGGCGGCCACGAAGGTGGACAAAGTGGACTTCCCCGAGTCGGCGGGCGCGATCAACAACTATCCGATCGCGGTGGTGAAGGGCGCTCCGCAGGCGGCGCTCGCGAAGCAGTTCACGGACTTCATCCTCAGCGCCGAGGGCAAGCAGGAACTGGCGAAGGTCGGTTTTGGCGCGCCCTGA
- a CDS encoding TOBE domain-containing protein: MPQFRLSEAARLLGVSDDTVRRWVRAGQLTAFDDSAGRKAVDGAELAAFAKAQAEQPEDPSSVGRSARNRFVGLVTEVITDKVMAQVELQCGPHRVVSLMSAEAVRELGLRPGVLAVAVVKATTVVIETPEGSR, translated from the coding sequence ATGCCGCAATTCCGGTTGTCTGAGGCCGCTCGCTTGCTCGGCGTCAGCGACGACACCGTCCGCCGCTGGGTGCGCGCGGGCCAGCTGACCGCGTTCGACGACTCGGCGGGCCGCAAGGCCGTCGACGGCGCCGAGCTCGCCGCGTTCGCCAAGGCTCAGGCCGAACAACCCGAGGATCCTTCGAGCGTCGGCCGCTCCGCGCGCAACAGGTTCGTCGGCCTCGTCACCGAGGTCATCACCGACAAGGTGATGGCACAGGTCGAACTGCAATGCGGCCCGCACCGCGTGGTCTCCCTGATGAGCGCCGAAGCCGTCCGCGAACTCGGGCTGCGGCCCGGGGTCCTCGCCGTCGCCGTCGTCAAGGCGACCACCGTCGTGATCGAAACCCCGGAAGGAAGCCGATGA